The Epinephelus lanceolatus isolate andai-2023 chromosome 11, ASM4190304v1, whole genome shotgun sequence genome window below encodes:
- the vamp2 gene encoding vesicle-associated membrane protein 2 — MSAPAGAPAPEGGNQPPNLTSNRRLQQTQAQVDEVVDIMRVNVDKVLERDQKLSELDDRADALQAGASQFETSAAKLKNKYWWKNAKMMIILGVICVIVLIVIIVYFST, encoded by the exons GTCTGCCCCAGCTGGAGCCCCTGCACCAGAGGGAGGGAACCAGCCCCCCAACCTCACCAGCAACCGTCGTCTGCAGCAGACACAGGCACAAGTGGATGAG GTGGTGGATATCATGCGTGTAAATGTGGATAAGGTTCTGGAGCGTGATCAGAAGCTGTCAGAACTGGACGATAGGGCTGATGCCCTGCAGGCTGGAGCCTCTCAGTTTGAGACCAGCGCTGCAAAACTGAAGAATAAATACTGGTGGAAGAATGCCAAG ATGATGATTATCCTGGGTGTGATATGCGTGATTGTCCTCATCGTCATTATTG TGTACTTCAGCACCTAA